The Persephonella sp. genome segment CTGCTCCGTGTGCCTCAAGAGCCCAGACTTCCATCTCACCGAACCTTTGACCACCAAACTGTGCTCTTCCACCAAGAGGCTGTTGTGTGATAAGGGAGTAAGGACCTGTTGATCTTGCATGTATTTTGTCATCAACCATATGTATAAGCTTCAGCATATACATGTATCCTGCGGTAACCTCAAGATCAAACGGCTCACCTGTTCTACCGTCAATCAGTTTCATTTTACCGTCTTCTTTGAACCCTGCCTTTCTAAGCATCTCTTTAATATCTTTCTCTGTTGCACCTTCAAAAACAGGTGTTCTTACAGGAATACCTATCTGTGAAAGATCTTTAATAACAGCCTTTAATGTATCCTCGTCCAGTGTATTCAGGTATCTCTCAAGCTCTTTAAGGTCTTCTTCTCTATATTTGTCAACTATTTTGTCTCCTGTTGTGTTGGCTATCTTATAATACTCAATGATCTTTTTGATAATAGCCTCTTTTCCTGTGATCTTTTTCAGTTCCTCACCAAGTTTTTCACCTAATTTTTTAGCAGCAAGACCAAGATGTGTTTCAAGTATCTGTCCAACATTCATACGGGAAGGAACCCCCAGAGGGTTGAGAACTATGTCAACCGGAGTTCCATCTTCCATAAACGGCATATCCTCTTCAGGCAGGACAACGGATATAACACCTTTATTACCGTGTCTTCCTGCCATTTTATCACCAACCTGTATTTTACGCTTCTGGGCTATGTAAACTTTAACAAGCTCATTGACACCAGGTTTTAGATCAGCACCTTTTTGTGCCTGCTGTTTCTGTTTTTCATAAATGTTTTCCCATAGTTCTATCTGGAGTTTTGCTTTGTTAACAATATTTTCCACTTTCTCAATAACATCCTTGTCTGAGAGGAAGCCTGATGGATTAACCACAATAAATCTCAGAACTTTCGGTGCCGTTTCTTCTGTTATCTCTTCTCCTTTCTTCAGTATTACCTTTCCTGCCACTTTTATGTCTCTTGGAACTTTCTGCCCTATAATAAGCTCTTTTACAAGTTCATCTCTCCTTGAGGTGATAAACTTTTTCTTCTCCTCAAGCTCTTTATCAAGCTTTTCAATTTCTTCATCTATAAGCTGTTGTAAGTATCTATTTTCTTTCTTTCCAGGTTTCTTTCTTGCAAATACCTGAACATCTATTACTATGCCTTCTACACCTGCAGGAACTCTCAGGGAAGAGTCTTTAACATCTGCAGCTTTTTCACCGAAGATGGCAAGCAGTAGCTTTTCTTCCGGTGTAGGCTGTGTTTCTCCTTTTGGTGTTACCTTTCCAACCAGTATATCCCCCGGTTTTACATATGCTCCAACCCTTACAATTCCATGCTCGTCAAGATTTGCAAGAGCTTTCTCGTTAACACCAACAATATTCCTTGTTATCTCTTCAGGACCCAGCTTTGTTTCCCTTGCTTCACATGTAAACTCCTCTATATGAATTGATGTAAACACATCATCTTTAACAAGTCTTTCTGAAATAACGATAGCGTCCTCAAAGTTGTATCCTCTCCAGGGCATAAACGCAACAAGAACATTTTTTCCAAGGGAAAGTTCACCTTTGTATGTTGATGTTCCGTCTGCTATCACTGAACCGGCAACTACCGTATCCCCTTTTCTAACCAGAGGTCTCTGGTTCATACAGGTTGCCTGATTTGATCCTTTGAACTTCATAAGCTCGTATATATCAAGACCTATATCAAGGGGATCGTCTGTGTTTATTTCCTCAGGATTAACCTTTATTACTATTCTATCTCCAGAAACAGATTCAACTACGCCGCCTCTTTTTGCTATTACAGCTGCTCCTGAGTGTTCTGCAATAACCTTTTCCATTCCTGTTCCAACAAGGGGATACTCTGTTTTCAGTAGAGGGACAGCCTGACGCTGCATGTTTGATCCCATCAATGCTCTGTTGGCATCGTCATGTTCAAGGAAAGGTATCAAAGATGCAGAAACAGATACAACCTGCTTTGGTGATACGTCCATATAATCAACTTCATCAGGGGAAACAAGTCTTATGTCTCCTTTTGCTCTTGCAAGAACCCTTTCATTTATAAATTTACCATTTTCATCTATAGGTGCATTTGCCTGAGCTATTACATACTTTTCCTCATCATAAGCTGCAAGATACTCTATCTCATTTGTAACAACACCGTTTTTCACCTTTCTATAAGGTGTAACAAGAAACCCAAACTCATTTATTGTAGCAAACACGGTCATTGAAGATATAAGACCGATATTCTGCCCTTCAGGTGTTTCTATAGGACAGACTCTTCCGTAATGGGTTGGGTGAACGTCTCTTATCTCAAACTTAGCACTGTCCCTTGTAAGACCTCCCGGACCCAGTGCAGACAGTCTTCTCTTATGTGTAAGCTCTGCAAGGGGGTTTGCCTGATCCATAAATTGTGAGAGCTGACCGCCTTTTAAAAATT includes the following:
- a CDS encoding DNA-directed RNA polymerase subunit beta: MRNIEKLPFNPLRKNLSRRKEVLQPPDLLHVQKESFENFIQFHKNPYEREDKGLHAIFKSSFPFEDPNGQITINYIAYEIGDWECGRCRKSVKDDNEHVGGPGVPCPYCGGVLIYKEKNSVEECKYKGLTYSAPLRVLLELVINQVDPETGEIVPKTIKKQKVYFGDVPLLTEHAYFIINGSERVIVSQLIRSSGIFFEAKEDKTKDILTRIIYKGSIIPEKGSRLEFEYATNVEIFHAKIDRRKLLGTTILRAFGLDTAYKILKKFYGDVKRFEVKDGEIFDDKGVEVSKEELLQQLKNDEIFITYTAEEKDERGNLVTIRREISVEPENLDKYLNDDRINIEEIVAISPLVFRKSLYGNILIETLKKDQPQINASFTFRDAARVDIYRKMRPTDTAVMDPKAFLRRANELFENIFYDLQRYDLSKVGRVKLNAKVHEIPEFIKPLDLDTLLEDYPPLALGEDVKVGKETIPAGTKIDESILQKFKSKKFKQIKVQPYLDDEARFVLLPDVVAIVKYLLELRLGKKELDDIAHLGNRRVRPAGELLENQTRLGLVRMNKAFKDRVATVDIEDPNLKVADMINPRYVTGSILEFLKGGQLSQFMDQANPLAELTHKRRLSALGPGGLTRDSAKFEIRDVHPTHYGRVCPIETPEGQNIGLISSMTVFATINEFGFLVTPYRKVKNGVVTNEIEYLAAYDEEKYVIAQANAPIDENGKFINERVLARAKGDIRLVSPDEVDYMDVSPKQVVSVSASLIPFLEHDDANRALMGSNMQRQAVPLLKTEYPLVGTGMEKVIAEHSGAAVIAKRGGVVESVSGDRIVIKVNPEEINTDDPLDIGLDIYELMKFKGSNQATCMNQRPLVRKGDTVVAGSVIADGTSTYKGELSLGKNVLVAFMPWRGYNFEDAIVISERLVKDDVFTSIHIEEFTCEARETKLGPEEITRNIVGVNEKALANLDEHGIVRVGAYVKPGDILVGKVTPKGETQPTPEEKLLLAIFGEKAADVKDSSLRVPAGVEGIVIDVQVFARKKPGKKENRYLQQLIDEEIEKLDKELEEKKKFITSRRDELVKELIIGQKVPRDIKVAGKVILKKGEEITEETAPKVLRFIVVNPSGFLSDKDVIEKVENIVNKAKLQIELWENIYEKQKQQAQKGADLKPGVNELVKVYIAQKRKIQVGDKMAGRHGNKGVISVVLPEEDMPFMEDGTPVDIVLNPLGVPSRMNVGQILETHLGLAAKKLGEKLGEELKKITGKEAIIKKIIEYYKIANTTGDKIVDKYREEDLKELERYLNTLDEDTLKAVIKDLSQIGIPVRTPVFEGATEKDIKEMLRKAGFKEDGKMKLIDGRTGEPFDLEVTAGYMYMLKLIHMVDDKIHARSTGPYSLITQQPLGGRAQFGGQRFGEMEVWALEAHGAAYSLQEMLTVKSDDIEGRKRVYESIVKGKYYYDIGVPESFKVLVRELKALALDVECRLEDGQQQACDTVDIVSKSKKKEL